From a single Paramisgurnus dabryanus chromosome 17, PD_genome_1.1, whole genome shotgun sequence genomic region:
- the insm2 gene encoding insulinoma-associated protein 2, with translation MRHAHHSDSVSILSIALLSDPTQDQAVGESDGKMPRGFLVKRSKRVSSASYKVRVEEKELRKADLPIQTTHGPTSVPSECTDVVEPIRETWTSGIASKNEFGGAVAESTVDYAQSYLEKTAPSPYNTTDSSSPIKPVSTETKQSFLDRCFSSPATAESFPLATPVSSIERLLMSHADMKFGTPVSTSLPPYPSFHQCVKRAFVDQSERKSKAPSKKPKVIRKLNFEDEVTTSPVLGLKIKKESPETKLAPSSSGRNKPLGEFICQLCKEEYPDPFSLAQHKCSRIVRVEYRCPECDKVFSCPANLASHRRWHKPRNLSSGDAQKKSQMEVRNNEKTSVEGKENASKIRINNQHHLNPDSSQHPRSAPDSNMPHGLSPNPPMDQRYPTTEKCYDLHADNSRLFDHCPEESDRSTTPYLPSPGADDVYECHYCGKKFRRQAYLRKHLAAHETIKSSFNHIESGQITFPCHLCGAHFPSAEIREKHRLWHAVRDDLLLRPDLSPGEQQIYSCKHCPSTFFSSPGLTRHINKSHPTENRQVMLLQMAVRPGC, from the coding sequence ATGCGCCATGCGCATCACAGTGACAGTGTCTCCATCCTCTCTATAGCACTTTTATCTGATCCCACCCAAGATCAGGCTGTGGGTGAATCAGACGGGAAGATGCCACGAGGATTTTTAGTGAAACGGAGTAAACGCGTCTCCTCAGCATCCTACAAGGTGCGCGTTGAAGAAAAAGAGTTGCGCAAAGCGGACCTGCCTATCCAAACAACGCACGGACCTACTAGTGTCCCATCCGAATGCACAGACGTGGTGGAACCTATCAGAGAAACATGGACAAGTGGTATAGCATCTAAAAACGAGTTTGGAGGAGCTGTTGCAGAAAGCACCGTCGATTACGCACAAAGTTACTTGGAAAAGACCGCACCATCTCCCTACAACACAACCGACTCCAGCAGCCCGATCAAGCCCGTCAGCACAGAGACAAAACAGTCGTTTTTGGACAGGTGCTTCAGTTCACCCGCCACGGCAGAGTCGTTCCCATTGGCCACCCCGGTGTCTTCTATCGAGCGTCTCCTTATGAGCCACGCCGACATGAAGTTTGGCACGCCCGTGTCCACTTCGTTGCCCCCCTACCCCTCATTTCACCAGTGCGTAAAGCGCGCATTCGTCGATCAGTCAGAGCGCAAGAGCAAAGCGCCCAGCAAAAAGCCTAAAGTCATCAGAAAACTCAACTTTGAAGACGAAGTCACCACGTCACCCGTCCTCGGgctcaaaataaaaaaggaaaGCCCTGAAACGAAACTGGCACCTTCATCCAGTGGGAGAAACAAGCCTTTGGGTGAGTTTATATGTCAACTTTGTAAGGAAGAATACCCAGATCCGTTCTCTTTGGCGCAGCACAAGTGTTCCAGGATCGTGCGCGTTGAGTACCGCTGTCCGGAGTGCGATAAAGTTTTCAGCTGTCCCGCCAACCTCGCCTCCCACCGGAGGTGGCACAAACCTCGCAACCTCAGCAGTGGAGATGCCCAGAAAAAGTCTCAGATGGAGGTGCGTAACAACGAGAAGACATCAGTGGAGGGGAAGGAGAACGCCAGTAAGATCAGAATCAACAATCAGCACCATTTGAATCCGGACAGCTCCCAACATCCCAGATCAGCACCGGACAGCAATATGCCACACGGATTGTCCCCAAATCCTCCTATGGACCAAAGGTACCCAACCACTGAAAAGTGCTATGATCTGCACGCTGACAACTCCAGGTTGTTCGATCACTGCCCAGAAGAATCCGACAGGTCCACCACCCCCTACCTACCCTCACCTGGGGCAGACGACGTGTATGAATGTCACTACTGCGGCAAGAAGTTTCGCAGACAAGCCTATCTGAGAAAACACCTTGCCGCGCACGAGACAATCAAATCTTCTTTTAATCACATAGAGAGCGGACAGATCACTTTTCCGTGCCACCTCTGCGGTGCGCATTTCCCCTCGGCCGAGATAAGGGAGAAACACAGACTCTGGCACGCAGTCAGAGACGATTTATTACTGAGACCTGATCTGAGCCCCGGTGAGCAACAGATATACTCGTGCAAGCACTGTCCCTCCACTTTCTTTAGTTCTCCAGGTTTGACCAGACACATCAACAAGAGTCACCCAACAGAGAACAGACAGGTGATGCTGCTGCAGATGGCGGTCAGGCCGGGATGCTGA